The following nucleotide sequence is from Alkalihalobacillus sp. LMS39.
CTGGCGAGCTATACATAGATAACCAATTAGCCAATCATTTACTGCCGAGCCAACGGAATTTATCGATGGTATTTCAAAATTATGCCCTGTATCCTCATTTAACGGTGGAAGAAAATATATTGTTTGGTTTAAAAGTGAAAAAAGTTAATAAATCAGTAAGAAAAGAGCGGTGCGAGGAAGCAGCTAAACTATTAGGATTAACCGATTACTTAAAGCGCAAGCCAAGGGAGTTGTCTGGTGGACAAAGACAACGTGTGGCATTAGCCCGTGCGGTAGTTAGCGATGCACCAATGTGCTTGATGGATGAGCCACTTTCTAATCTTGATGCTAAATTACGAGGACATATGCGCACGGAAATTCGTCAGCTACAACGGAAGTTAGGGATTACGATGATTTATGTGACTCATGATCAAGTAGAGGCTATGACAATGGGTGATCGAATCATGGTGCTAAAGGATGGAAAGGTGCAGCAAGTAGGAACGCCGTTAGAAATTTATAATAAGCCGACGAATCTATTTGTCGCTACTTTCATTGGAGCGCCACCGATGAATATTTCAAAAGCAACGGTGGATAAAAAGAATAATCAATTACGCTTGAACAATGAACTTATTATCCCTATCAGTCATGATGTTGTTCGGCAGATTAAGAGTGATAATGTTTACATAGGCATTCGTCCGGAGCAAATTAACCGTGGGAATGGTGGCTTTAATGACGTATCTTTTTCTGTGCAGCTAGCCAATGTTGAAGTGCTTGGGAATGAGACATTACTTTCCTTTTATATCGGTGAGGATATTTGGAAGGCGAAATGGTTAGGGCAATGGCCATTAGATATGAATGGACAGGCTGATATCTCCTTTTCTATTGAAAACTTATATTTATTTGATGGAGCTACTGAAGAAACCATCATTACACCAGCGTGGAATGAGCCGGTGTTAAAGGAGGTACGTTCTGTTGAATCTAGCTGAGGCGGAACGCGTTCGAAAAAAACTGTCTGAAAATCAAGTAGTTCAACAACAATCATTTTGGAGAAAAACGGCAAACTTTAGAATAGCTATGCTGTATTTATTACCATCGATTTTGTTATTTTCCATCTTTCTGTTTTATCCAATGATAAAAACCTTATATTTAAGCTTTTTCTTAACGGATGCAAAAGGAACGGCTGCATTGTTTGTTGGCTTGGAAAATTACATCTATCTATTGCAATCTGATAGATTTCAAAAAAGTATGGTGTCTACTGGACTCTTTGTGCTTTATACCGTTCCAACTAGTGTTTTGATTGCCTTATTTTTAGCTTTATTGTCCAATGAAAAGCTAAGAGGAATTGGTTTTTTTCGGACGATATTTTCTTCCACAATGGGAATGTCAGTAGCGGCGTCTGCGGTCATTTGGTTGTTTTTATTTCATCCAACTGTAGGAACGATTAATAGCTTTTTAGGAATGTTTGGCATTCCTGCAGTGAAGTGGCTATTAGATCCTACATGGGCGCTTATCTCGATTGCGATCACAACGATTTGGATGAATATTGGATTTTCCTTTTTGATTATTTTAGGTGGGTTGCAAAACATCGATCAACATCTATATGAGAGTGCGAACATTGATGGAGCAGGGTATTTTTATCAACTCAGGAGAATCACGGTGCCGATGCTGTCGCCAACGTTATTTTTTATTATCACGATTACTTTCATTAATTCGTTTCAATCTTTCGGACAAGTCGATATTTTAACTCGGGGTGGTCCTGCAGAGTCGACGAATTTAATTGTGTACTCGATTTACCAGGATGCCTTTATTAACTATCAATTTGGTACAGCTAGCGCCCAAGCTATTATTTTATTTCTTATTGTTTTTGTTTTAACACTGCTGCAATTTAAGTTTGGGGAAAGGAAGGTGCATTATCAGTGAGAGTGAGAAAAATGCGCTCGATAGTCTTTTACATATTACTGATTGTATCTGCATTGCTTCTTTTTTTTCCGATTTTATATGCTTTTCTCGTAAGCTTTATGAACGGTACAGAAGTGCTTGGACGTGCGTTCCTCCCTTCATCACTTGATTTTGATAATTATGTAAAGGTGTTTGGAACCGTTCCTTTACTGCATTACTTGAAAAATAGTCTTATCGTTTCTAGCATTGTTATGATTGGTCAATTAATTGTTTGTTCCTTTGCGGCTTTTGTGTTTGCCTTTATTCCATTTAAAGGACGGAATTTCATCTTTCTCTTATTTATCTCGACGCTCATGATTCCTTGGGAAGCGGCGATGATTCCTAACTTTTTAACGATTCAAAGTTTAGGCTGGATGAATTCTTATTTAAGCATGACGGTCCCGTTTTTCGCTTTAGCCTTTGGAACATTTTTATTACGTCAGCATTTTAAAACGATTCCTCATGAACTTTATGAGGCTTCACAAATAGAAGGATTATCTCGGTTTCAATTTTTTTATAAAGTTGTCATTCCTTATTCAAAAACTAGCTTGGTCACACTAGGCATTTATGGTTTTTTAACGACATGGAATATGTATTTATGGCCACTGTTAGTAACAACAAATGACATGAAACGAACTGTACAGATTGGCTTGAAACAGCTACAAACAGTAGAGGTTTCTACCGAATGGGGAGTAGTAATGGCTGGTGTTGTCATTGTCATTTTACCAACGCTATTACTTCTATTTATAGGACAAAAACAGCTTCAAAAAGGTTTAACACAGGGTGCAATTAAATAAGAAGGAGAGATGTTGTATGGGAAGAAAGTTAATTTGGATGTTGTTCGTTATCATGTTTGTAGGAGTTTTTGCTGGGTGTTCTACTGAAGAAAGTACTGCTACACCAGAACCGGTAAAGACGGAAACGACGGAAGAGGATAATAATGTAGAGGAAGAAGCACCAAGCGAAGACAAAGTATCTGTAGAGTTTTGGCACGGTATGGGTGGAGAACTAGGTGAAGCATTAGATGCCTTAGTAGACCAATACAATGATTCACAAGATGGGGTAGAAGTCGTATCTGAATACCAAGGTTCGTATGAAGAGTTATTAACGAAATTTAGAAGTGTCGGTGGCACAGCAGATGCTCCAGCGCTTGTTCAAGTCTTTGAAGTAGGAACGAAGTATATGATTGATTCTGGCTACATCACTCCGGTTCAAGAGTGGATTGATAAAGATAATTATGATGCTAGCAAGCTCGAAGGAAATATCTTAAGCTATTATACTGTAGATGGTTCATTATATTCGATGCCGTTTAATTCTTCCACACCAGTACTTCTATACAATAAGGATGCTTTTGAGGAAGTAGGATTAGACCCAGAAAATCCGCCAACAACGTTTAATGAAATTATGGAAGCAGCAGAAAAGTTAACAACAGATGATCGCTATGGATTTTCTATCTTAGGTCATGGATGGTTCTTTGAACAGCTACTTTCTACACAAGGTGCAGATTATGTCAATAACGATAATGGTCGATCAGATATCGCAACAGAAGCGATGTTCAATGGAGAAGAAGGACTTCGTGCATTTGAATGGATTAATGACATGAACAAAGCGGGTACGTTCGGCTATTTCGGTTCAAATTGGGATGACGTTCGTGCCGCGTTCCAAGCTGGACAAGTAGCGATGTATTTAGATTCGTCAGCAGGAACAAGAGCAACGGTTGATAATGCTTCGTTTGAAGTAGGCTCAGGATTTGTACCATTTGCGGATGAAGTAGAAAGAAATGGCGTTATTATCGGTGGTGGCTCGATTTGGATGGCAAATGGAATATCGGAAGAAGAGCAAGCGGCAGCTTTCGATTTCATGAAATTTTTACAAACGCCTGAAATTCAAGCAGAATGGCATCTAGCGACTGGTTATTTTGCAATCAACCCAGCTGCGTATGACGAGGCGATTGTATCTGAAGTGCATGAAGAGTATCCACAATTACGCGTTCCGATTGAACAATTACAAGCGACAAAACCAGGAACGGCGACACAAGGCGCATTAATCTCCGTATTCCCAGAGTCACGTCAACTTGTCGTGACAGCACTTGAAAATATGCTGCAAGGAATGGAACCGAAAGAAGCATTGGACCAAGCAGCAGAAGGAACGAACCGTGCGATTGAAATTGCTAACAGGACGTCTGGGCAGTAATGAGAATATAGAAAGAATCTCTTCCTATGGGAGAGATTTTTTTTTTGTTTTTAGGCCAACATAACAGGTACGTTCCTCTTAGGTAGGGAGAACGTGGAGTCTACATAAAGAATACTCTATTACCTTGGATAAAGTACAATGCATGATTAGCACTATTGGTAGTAGACTCGAAATGAGTATTAAAAGAATTCGAAGTTAAAGTTTGAATTCCAGAAAAACTGTTGAGAGAACCTTCTCTCCCTCCTAGGAAGCCTTATATTGAGGTTTTTTTTCTTTTGATCTAAGGAACCATTGTGTTAGGTAGAAAGTCATGCTACAATCAAATAAACATTTAACTAAAAAAATTAGTTAATATTTAACCGAATAAAAAAGGAGTAGAAGAGGATGGCGACGATAAAAGAGATCGCTGAGCTTGCAAAGGTTTCTACAGCGACTATATCTAGAGTTTTAAATAATGATAAAAGCCTCTCTGTTACAGCTGAAACTAGGGAAAGAATTCTGGAAATTGCCAAAGAATTAAAATATGTTCCTGTCAGGAAGCGTTATACAGATAATAAGGTTTCTGCTGTTGTTGGTGAAACGGAAATAGGTATAGTTATGTTTTGTTCACCTGAATATGAGTGGGAGGATACGTATTTTTTATCAATACGTAAAGGGATTGAGAGTGAATGTTTAGAAAAAGGCTTACTAGTAAAGAAAATTAGTCATTATACTGGTGGTATGACTGATGTGAAGATGAATAATCTTGATGGAGTTATTGTGGTAGGAATGATAAGTGAAGAGGATGAGAAGGAATTAAGCCAGAGGGTTAATGGTAACGTTGTGTATATTAATAATATTTCTAAAAGTGAAGAGTTTGATGCTGTGATTATTGACCATGAAAAAGCGACGAAAGCTGCATTGGAACATCTTTTTTCTTTAGGGCATACTAAAATTGGATTCATAGGTGGTCAAGAAAGGGATCAAAGCAATAATAAAATTATGGATGTTCGCCATAGGACATTTGTGGAAGTTATGAAACAAAGAGCGCTCTATAATCCTGAGTATATTTACATTTCTAGACAATTCCTTATTAGTGATGGCTACGCTTCTATGAAAAAAGCGGGGGAGAAAGAAAGTTTTCCAAGTGCTTTTTTTATTGCAAGTGATGCAATGGCGATAGGTGCGATGAGGGCTTGCCATGAATTAGGGATGAAAATTCCAGAAGATGTTAGCATTGTAAGCTTTAATGATGTTGAGATGGCGAGTTTCACTCAACCTGCACTAACGACGATAAAAGTGTATACAGAAGAGATGGGAAAGGCTGCAGTTAAGCTTCTAATGGATAGGCTAGGGGGAAGGGAAATCCCATTTAAACTTGAGTTGCCAACTAAACTAATTGTACGAGAAAGTAGTTCTTGTTTAAAAAAGTAGTAAAATTTTAAATTAATAAAATACACAATAAAGAGCTTTTTTACTGAAAAAGCTCTTTATTGTGTATAAAAGTCTAAAAATTACAAAAAAAACTATTGAAATAGTAAATGTAACCAGTTATTATTTTACTTAAGAAATAGATTATTTTTACTAAAAAAATTATAAACGCTCATAATTCGTTAGAATGAAAGCGCTTAAATGAATGGAGGGGAATGTAGATAACTAGTAGTTGTATTCAAGGTCTAACAACAAATCAAAAAATCTAGGGGGGATCATTATGAAAAAAATATTTTGGACATTCACTGGTACTTTGATGGCGCTGGTTTTAACAGCTTGTGGAGGGGGAACTATTGAGTCCGATAGTTCTAGTAATCCGCTATCGATTTACACGAGCGTATCTGAAGATGCTGAAAAAGAAGCGATTGAAGAAATAGCGGAAGCCTTTACAGCAGAAACAGGAATTTTAGTTGATGTGAATTTTCCAGGAACAGGTTATGAGGATCAATTACGTGTAAGGATGGCCTCAAACGACCTTCCTGATTTATTTGATACTCATGGTTGGGCTATCAATCGCTATGGAGAGTACACTGCTGACTTAAGTGATATGGATTGGGTGGAGCATTTCGACGAAGCGATGGCCCCGATTTTGAGAGATGAAGATGGCAAAGTCTATGCATTTCCAATCAATCAGGCAAAAGATGGAATTATGTATAATGCAACTTTATTAGAAGAATATGGGATTGATATTCCAAAGACGTTCGACGAGTGGGTTGCTGCAATGGAAACAGTTAAAGAAAAAAGTAATGGTGAAGTAACTCCGCTTTGGATCCCTGGCAGTAATCAATACACAATCGCACAAGTGCTTGATCAACTATCAACTCCGCTCCTAGTAACAGATAAGAATAATAATTTTGAAGAAGAGTTATTAGATGGATCTTTTGATTGGTCGAATTATACGCCGCTTGCTGAATTTTTAAAAGAGTTACAAGAACAGGGACTACTAAATACAGACGTGTTAACTGCTAGTGAAGCTCAGAGAATTGAGTTAATGGCGCAAAACAAAATTGCATTTACATTTGCAGGAGGCGCTTTCGGACCTGCCGTAACTGAACTTAATCCGGATATTCAAGTAGGAACGTTTCCAGTGCCAGCTTACTGGGAAGGTGATGAGCCAAGTTGGATTGGGGGAGAGCGCAATACATTTGCAGTCTTTAAAGATTCACAAAAGCTAGATGAAGCTAAACAATTTATTGAGTTTCTTGCTCAACCAGATAATGCAAAAAAGTTAGCAGAAGCATCGTCATTACCAGCTGGGATAATGAATGTTGTCACAGAAAATTATTATTCTGAATTTTACGAAAAATGGGAACGTATTCAAATTCAACCGTACTTTGACCGTGTTTATTTACCGAGTGGAATGTGGGATGTGTACGCGACTACTGGACAAGAACTGTTAGCAAATACGCTGACTGCAGAACAAGTATCAGATCAAATGGAATCTGAATACCTACGCTTGAGAAATCAGTAAAATTTAAAACGTAGGCAGGGACGTAAAAACGTTCCCTGCTTGCAAAAAAATGGATCGTCCTAGATACCTTCGGATAAGCCGGTATAAAAAGGAGTTGAGTATATGGGGCAAACTGAAGCTGGAAGTGAAATTGCAGTTATAAAGAAAAAAGTAAAACAGAGGAAACAATCGTCACTTATGTGGATGTATATTCCAGCCTTATGTTTTGTTAGCTTGTTTATTATTTATCCGTTCTTCAATGGAATTAAAATAACATTTACAGATTGGAATGGTTTTTCGCAAGGTTATAACTGGGTTGGCTTGGAGCAATATAAAAGGATGTTTTCTGACCCTACAACTTGGCTTGTTGTAAAAAATACATTGCTATACGGAATAGGTAGTACTGTTTTTCAAACGACAATTGGATTGCTTTATGCGTTGCTATTAAATCAAAGTATTAAATTAAAAGCATTCACTCGAACGATTGTGTACTTACCAGTTATTATTAGTCCGTTAATTATGGGGTATATATGGTACTTTTTCTTTGCTTACCAAGGGGGAGCTTTGAATGATTTTTTAATGCTTCTAGGATTTGAGCCAATTAACGCTCTAGGTAATGCGTCGTTGAATCCATGGATTATTGTGTTAGTTAACACATATCAGTTTGTTGGGATTGCAATGATTATCTATTTAGCAGGATTGCAAAGTATTTCCAAAGACTATTATGAAGCGGCTGTTATTGATGGGGCATCAGCTTTCGCTCAGTTTAAAAAGATTACTCTACCTTTGTTAGCGCCGGCAATTACGATTAATGTCGTTTTGAATGTAATAGGCGGATTAAAATTATTTGATGTCATTATTTCATTGACTGGTGGAGGACCGGGTAATGCGTCTCAATCAATGTCGACTTTTATGTATTCTCTTTATTTTAGAAGACAAGACGCTGGATATGCAGCGACACAAGGGGTACTAATGGCAACAATTATTTTAATGATTAGCTTAGTAGCTCTCATTTACTTTAAACGTAAGGAGGTAGAGGCATAAATGGAGCGAATGAGTCTCTTAAAAAAAACGCTTTTAACGATTGTAGCGTTTATGATTTGTATTATTCATATAATCCCATTCTATATTCTCGCTACAACCTCTTTAAAAGTAAGTAATGACTTTAGTTCAAGGTGGTTATTTCCTGATTATTTCACATTAGAAAATTTCGCTCGTGCTTGGGAGCGTGCGAATTTAATGAATGCATTTATGAATTCAATCATAATTACGGTGGGAGCCGCAATCCTACTAATCTTTGTAGGATCAATGGCGAGTTATCCGTTAGCTCGGGTTAAAACGAGGCTAAACAAGGTCGTTTATTATATTTTTATTTCTATCATGGTCATTCCACCTTTGACAGCATTAGTACCACTGTATCAACTCGTAGTAAATATGGGAATGGTCAATACACATGAAATTGCGATATTTAATAATGTGGCTGCTTACCTACCATTAACTATCTTTCTTTATGCAGGATTCATTCGTTCGACGATACCGAAAGAATTAGAAGAAGCAGCCAAAATTGATGGAGCAAGTATTCTTGGAATCTTTTTTAGAATTATCTTTCCATTATTAAAACCCGTAACAGCAACGGTTTTAATTATATCTTGTGTATTCATTTGGAACGATTACCAGTTTGCTATTTTCTTCTTACAAGATAAGAGTGTACACACATTAACCGTAACATTAGCTAGTTTCTTTGGTGAACATCAAAACAATCTTAACTTGGTAGCAGCTGCTGCGCTTATGGCTTCTTTGCCAATGATCGTCTTATTCCTGCTCTTACAAAAATACTTTATTGCAGGGTTGTCATCAGGATCCGTAAAAGGCTAAAACAAACAATAAACTATTATTCTACTATTTTTAAATTAAAGGAGGACATCATATGTCTAAAATTACGTTTATTGGAGCTGGAAGTACGATATTTGCTAAAAATGTATTAGGAGATTGCATGTTTGTACCTGCGTTAAATGGGTTTGAATTTGCTTTACATGATATTGATGAAACGAGATTAAAAGATTCAGAACACATGCTACTGAACTTAGCTCGTAAATATAATCCATCTATTAAGGTTAGGTCATATCTAGACCGGAAAGAAGCTTTAACAGGTGCGAAATATGTGATTAATGCTGTTCAGATTGGAGGGTATGAACCAAGTACAGTAATAGATTTTGAAATTCCTAAGAAATACGGCTTACGTCAAACGATTGCAGATACTATTGGTATTGGAGGCTTATTCCGAAGTTTACGCACCATTCCTGTCCTTTTTGATTTTGCGAAAGATATGGAAGAAGTTTGTCCAGATGCTTGGTTTTTAAACTATACGAACCCAATGTCTACTATAACAGGTGCTATGTTAGGCTATACAAACATTAAAACAATCGGCTTATGTCATAGTGTTCAAATTTGTACGGACCATTTATTAAAATCTCTTGATATGGATGCGACAGGAGTAGAAGAAAAAATTGCTGGAATTAATCATATGGCATGGCTTTTGGAGGTGAAAAAGGATGGGAAAGATCTTTATCCAGAAATAAAAAAACGTGCAAATGAAAAACAAAAAACAAAACATGATGATATGGTACGCTTTGAGTTGATGGATAAGTTTGGTTACTATGTGACTGAATCATCTGAACATAATGCTGAATACCATCCATACTTTATAAAGGATCGTTACCCAGAATTAATTGAACGCTTTAATATTCCGCTCGATGAGTACCCACGTCGTTGTGTAAATCAAATCAAAGAGTGGAAAGAAATGCGTGAGAAAATGGTAAATGACACGCAATTAACTCATGAGAGATCTAATGAATATGGGTCATATATAATTGAAGCTATGGAGACAAATGTGCCCTTTAAGTTTGGGGGGAACGTATTAAATACGGGACGCTTAATTTCTAATTTACCGGAAAATGCGTGTGTCGAAGTGCCTTGTGTAGCAGATCGGAACGGAATCTTGCCTTGCTATATTGGAGAGCTTCCAGAGCAATTAGCTGCATTGAACCGAACAAATATTAATACCCAGTTACTTACGATTGAAGCTGCTACAACATTGAAAAAAGAACATATTTACCAAGCAGCTCTCCTAGATCCACATACGAACTCAGAGTTGTCAATGGACGATATTATTGCTATGTGTGATGACTTGATTGAAGCTCATGGTGATTGGTTACCGAAATATCGTTAATATGTTGGCTATTTCGGTTCAAACTGGGATGACGTTCGTCCGGCGTTCCAAGCCGACAAATAGCGATGTATTTAGGTTCGTAAGCGTGAACAAGAGCAACGGTTGATAATGCTTCATTTGAAGTAGATCAGGATTTGTGCCATATGCGGACGAAGTAGAAAGAAATGGCGTGATTATCGGTGGTGGCTCGATTTGGATTGCAAATGGAATAGTGGCAGAAGAAACTAACTAACCGCGCGATTGAAATTGCTAACAGGACGTCTGGGCAGTAATGAGAATACAGAAAGAATCTCTTCCTATGGGAGAGATTCTTTTCTGTTTATGATAGTTAAGCGGCCATGAAAACCGATATCTGTGAACATTACTAGCGTTTGGAACGTGGGTGGACACAGGAGCAGTTAATCATAATATTTCGCTAGGAATAGATTGGCTTTTGCGTGAATAAGCGCTCCTGTGGCCGCTAAAAAACGGAAACCCGTATCATGTTCACAAATAACGGCTGCTCTGACCGCAAAAATGAGATATGGGTAAACGTCAAATAGTCCACATATGTTCAATCAAGTGTGGACTATTTGACGTTTACGTATATGTGGAGAGTTCCTGACTAAAATCCACCCTAACAATCCAAATAACACAAAACCAAACGCATGCAGTGTTCCGTAAATAGGAATCATATCCATAATCGTTATAGAGAAAAATAGTTTTGCAATTGGATAGCAGATAGAAAGAACTATAATACTGTAAAAAGCAATGGAGGAAAGTGTTAGAAATAAATTACCATAACTTTTCTCCATGTTCTTTCTCATTTTCAACAGCAAATAGGTGCAATAAATGAAAATATTAAAGGCAAAGATACTTACCCCAATCATCTCCAGTGGTTTTGAAACAACAATCCCAATGGCAATCAATATCGGTCCAATAATGTCCACAATAACTAACCAGTGATACCAACTTTTTATAACCAAAATCCGTCCTAGCATTCCAATAAAAATAGGAACAATAGCAGAAGAAAAATGAAAATGAACGGCGCTTAGAGCACTAACTGTAGGGTCAACTTGCAAAAAGGTTAGTTGAAATTGGTAAAGAGTAAACCAAATCCCTCCAATGAAAAAATAAATTAATCCCGCACCGATTGCGATTTCTTCTATCTTTTCTTTTTTCACTATTACTAAAAGCACACCATATAAAGCGAGCAAAAAAGT
It contains:
- a CDS encoding ABC transporter ATP-binding protein, which encodes MSHIQLHQLCKSYDQNTFAVEDATVSIEKGEFFILVGPSGCGKSTILRMIAGLESISAGELYIDNQLANHLLPSQRNLSMVFQNYALYPHLTVEENILFGLKVKKVNKSVRKERCEEAAKLLGLTDYLKRKPRELSGGQRQRVALARAVVSDAPMCLMDEPLSNLDAKLRGHMRTEIRQLQRKLGITMIYVTHDQVEAMTMGDRIMVLKDGKVQQVGTPLEIYNKPTNLFVATFIGAPPMNISKATVDKKNNQLRLNNELIIPISHDVVRQIKSDNVYIGIRPEQINRGNGGFNDVSFSVQLANVEVLGNETLLSFYIGEDIWKAKWLGQWPLDMNGQADISFSIENLYLFDGATEETIITPAWNEPVLKEVRSVESS
- a CDS encoding sugar ABC transporter permease, encoding MNLAEAERVRKKLSENQVVQQQSFWRKTANFRIAMLYLLPSILLFSIFLFYPMIKTLYLSFFLTDAKGTAALFVGLENYIYLLQSDRFQKSMVSTGLFVLYTVPTSVLIALFLALLSNEKLRGIGFFRTIFSSTMGMSVAASAVIWLFLFHPTVGTINSFLGMFGIPAVKWLLDPTWALISIAITTIWMNIGFSFLIILGGLQNIDQHLYESANIDGAGYFYQLRRITVPMLSPTLFFIITITFINSFQSFGQVDILTRGGPAESTNLIVYSIYQDAFINYQFGTASAQAIILFLIVFVLTLLQFKFGERKVHYQ
- a CDS encoding carbohydrate ABC transporter permease — protein: MRSIVFYILLIVSALLLFFPILYAFLVSFMNGTEVLGRAFLPSSLDFDNYVKVFGTVPLLHYLKNSLIVSSIVMIGQLIVCSFAAFVFAFIPFKGRNFIFLLFISTLMIPWEAAMIPNFLTIQSLGWMNSYLSMTVPFFALAFGTFLLRQHFKTIPHELYEASQIEGLSRFQFFYKVVIPYSKTSLVTLGIYGFLTTWNMYLWPLLVTTNDMKRTVQIGLKQLQTVEVSTEWGVVMAGVVIVILPTLLLLFIGQKQLQKGLTQGAIK
- a CDS encoding ABC transporter substrate-binding protein → MGRKLIWMLFVIMFVGVFAGCSTEESTATPEPVKTETTEEDNNVEEEAPSEDKVSVEFWHGMGGELGEALDALVDQYNDSQDGVEVVSEYQGSYEELLTKFRSVGGTADAPALVQVFEVGTKYMIDSGYITPVQEWIDKDNYDASKLEGNILSYYTVDGSLYSMPFNSSTPVLLYNKDAFEEVGLDPENPPTTFNEIMEAAEKLTTDDRYGFSILGHGWFFEQLLSTQGADYVNNDNGRSDIATEAMFNGEEGLRAFEWINDMNKAGTFGYFGSNWDDVRAAFQAGQVAMYLDSSAGTRATVDNASFEVGSGFVPFADEVERNGVIIGGGSIWMANGISEEEQAAAFDFMKFLQTPEIQAEWHLATGYFAINPAAYDEAIVSEVHEEYPQLRVPIEQLQATKPGTATQGALISVFPESRQLVVTALENMLQGMEPKEALDQAAEGTNRAIEIANRTSGQ
- a CDS encoding substrate-binding domain-containing protein, translated to MATIKEIAELAKVSTATISRVLNNDKSLSVTAETRERILEIAKELKYVPVRKRYTDNKVSAVVGETEIGIVMFCSPEYEWEDTYFLSIRKGIESECLEKGLLVKKISHYTGGMTDVKMNNLDGVIVVGMISEEDEKELSQRVNGNVVYINNISKSEEFDAVIIDHEKATKAALEHLFSLGHTKIGFIGGQERDQSNNKIMDVRHRTFVEVMKQRALYNPEYIYISRQFLISDGYASMKKAGEKESFPSAFFIASDAMAIGAMRACHELGMKIPEDVSIVSFNDVEMASFTQPALTTIKVYTEEMGKAAVKLLMDRLGGREIPFKLELPTKLIVRESSSCLKK
- a CDS encoding ABC transporter substrate-binding protein: MKKIFWTFTGTLMALVLTACGGGTIESDSSSNPLSIYTSVSEDAEKEAIEEIAEAFTAETGILVDVNFPGTGYEDQLRVRMASNDLPDLFDTHGWAINRYGEYTADLSDMDWVEHFDEAMAPILRDEDGKVYAFPINQAKDGIMYNATLLEEYGIDIPKTFDEWVAAMETVKEKSNGEVTPLWIPGSNQYTIAQVLDQLSTPLLVTDKNNNFEEELLDGSFDWSNYTPLAEFLKELQEQGLLNTDVLTASEAQRIELMAQNKIAFTFAGGAFGPAVTELNPDIQVGTFPVPAYWEGDEPSWIGGERNTFAVFKDSQKLDEAKQFIEFLAQPDNAKKLAEASSLPAGIMNVVTENYYSEFYEKWERIQIQPYFDRVYLPSGMWDVYATTGQELLANTLTAEQVSDQMESEYLRLRNQ
- a CDS encoding sugar ABC transporter permease, yielding MGQTEAGSEIAVIKKKVKQRKQSSLMWMYIPALCFVSLFIIYPFFNGIKITFTDWNGFSQGYNWVGLEQYKRMFSDPTTWLVVKNTLLYGIGSTVFQTTIGLLYALLLNQSIKLKAFTRTIVYLPVIISPLIMGYIWYFFFAYQGGALNDFLMLLGFEPINALGNASLNPWIIVLVNTYQFVGIAMIIYLAGLQSISKDYYEAAVIDGASAFAQFKKITLPLLAPAITINVVLNVIGGLKLFDVIISLTGGGPGNASQSMSTFMYSLYFRRQDAGYAATQGVLMATIILMISLVALIYFKRKEVEA
- a CDS encoding carbohydrate ABC transporter permease produces the protein MERMSLLKKTLLTIVAFMICIIHIIPFYILATTSLKVSNDFSSRWLFPDYFTLENFARAWERANLMNAFMNSIIITVGAAILLIFVGSMASYPLARVKTRLNKVVYYIFISIMVIPPLTALVPLYQLVVNMGMVNTHEIAIFNNVAAYLPLTIFLYAGFIRSTIPKELEEAAKIDGASILGIFFRIIFPLLKPVTATVLIISCVFIWNDYQFAIFFLQDKSVHTLTVTLASFFGEHQNNLNLVAAAALMASLPMIVLFLLLQKYFIAGLSSGSVKG
- a CDS encoding alpha-glucosidase/alpha-galactosidase; amino-acid sequence: MSKITFIGAGSTIFAKNVLGDCMFVPALNGFEFALHDIDETRLKDSEHMLLNLARKYNPSIKVRSYLDRKEALTGAKYVINAVQIGGYEPSTVIDFEIPKKYGLRQTIADTIGIGGLFRSLRTIPVLFDFAKDMEEVCPDAWFLNYTNPMSTITGAMLGYTNIKTIGLCHSVQICTDHLLKSLDMDATGVEEKIAGINHMAWLLEVKKDGKDLYPEIKKRANEKQKTKHDDMVRFELMDKFGYYVTESSEHNAEYHPYFIKDRYPELIERFNIPLDEYPRRCVNQIKEWKEMREKMVNDTQLTHERSNEYGSYIIEAMETNVPFKFGGNVLNTGRLISNLPENACVEVPCVADRNGILPCYIGELPEQLAALNRTNINTQLLTIEAATTLKKEHIYQAALLDPHTNSELSMDDIIAMCDDLIEAHGDWLPKYR
- a CDS encoding YndJ family transporter; translated protein: MKIRFFPTIIGAIICVFIFTIDYFQFSLIEKFLVFAIFVILPLIILLIENKDQTDLQKKIYTLIKVFHFPAALLSLASLMGNKTWEMGNSVFSGSLSLAWLLFTFLLALYGVLLVIVKKEKIEEIAIGAGLIYFFIGGIWFTLYQFQLTFLQVDPTVSALSAVHFHFSSAIVPIFIGMLGRILVIKSWYHWLVIVDIIGPILIAIGIVVSKPLEMIGVSIFAFNIFIYCTYLLLKMRKNMEKSYGNLFLTLSSIAFYSIIVLSICYPIAKLFFSITIMDMIPIYGTLHAFGFVLFGLLGWILVRNSPHIRKRQIVHT